The following are from one region of the Mustela lutreola isolate mMusLut2 chromosome 7, mMusLut2.pri, whole genome shotgun sequence genome:
- the LOC131836017 gene encoding ribonuclease pancreatic-like, with translation MAQERFFILFLPLVLVLLVLGYVQPSLAKETQAEKFLRQHMDPDTSTVTASYCNKMMKHRNIMVGDCKLVNTFIHEPLPDVQAVCFQGNVPCKNTKPNCHKSSSKMRITDCHLKKEAKYPKCEYETQQLRKSIIVTCEGNPYVPVHFNGSV, from the coding sequence ATGGCTCAGGAGAGGTTCTTCATCCTCTTTCTACCACTGGTCCTGGTGCTGCTGGTGCTGGGCTATGTCCAGCCTTCTCTGGCCAAGGAAACGCAGGCTGAGAAGTTCCTGCGGCAGCACATGGACCCAGACACCTCCACAGTCACTGCCAGCTACTGCAATAAAATGATGAAGCACCGGAATATCATGGTTGGAGATTGCAAGCTGGTGAACACGTTTATCCACGAGCCTCTGCCAGATGTCCAGGCTGTCTGCTTCCAGGGAAATGTCCCCTGTAAGAACACGAAGCCCAACTGCCACAAAAGCAGTTCCAAAATGCGCATCACCGACTGCCACCTGAAGAAAGAGGCCAAATACCCCAAATGCGAATACGAGACCCAGCAGCTACGGAAATCCATCATCGTGACCTGTGAAGGGAATCCATACGTGCCAGTCCACTTTAACGGTTCTGTGTAG